A portion of the Pseudomonas protegens CHA0 genome contains these proteins:
- a CDS encoding DUF2867 domain-containing protein — translation MKSAVHPCPLPHDSSIAALAPGATFIDCRRTLAEDPERSAMRHLLCLMSQTPAWIDRLMGLRNRVVQLFGLKDLGRLTRIDLSRPDEAYQPGDRVGIFTLISQSPDEVLVVDRDKHLDVHLSLNRLPLDAEGRRPVVLSTVVHPHNRLGRLYMLPVAPFHRIIAPMTLATINNC, via the coding sequence ATGAAGTCTGCCGTACACCCTTGCCCGTTGCCCCATGACTCCAGCATCGCGGCCCTGGCCCCGGGTGCCACCTTCATCGACTGCCGCCGCACACTGGCCGAGGACCCCGAACGCAGCGCCATGCGTCACCTGCTGTGCCTGATGAGCCAGACCCCAGCCTGGATCGACCGCCTGATGGGCCTGCGCAACCGCGTGGTGCAGCTGTTCGGCCTCAAGGACCTGGGGCGCCTGACCCGCATCGACCTGTCGCGCCCCGACGAGGCTTACCAGCCCGGCGACCGGGTGGGTATCTTCACCCTGATTTCCCAGAGCCCCGACGAGGTGCTGGTGGTGGACCGCGACAAGCACCTGGACGTGCACCTGTCGCTCAACCGCCTGCCGCTGGACGCCGAGGGCCGGCGCCCGGTGGTGCTGTCCACCGTGGTCCACCCGCACAACCGCCTGGGGCGCCTGTACATGCTGCCGGTGGCGCCGTTCCACCGGATCATCGCGCCCATGACCCTGGCCACTATCAATAACTGCTGA